A window of Raineyella sp. W15-4 contains these coding sequences:
- the cobJ gene encoding precorrin-3B C(17)-methyltransferase translates to MTGGGVGHLWGVGVGPGDPELITRKAARLIAAADVIAYHSGPKGESIARRIADDLVPAGVVEELLRYPVTTGDSAHPLGYYGEIGAFYDACAERLAVHLAAGRDVVVLAEGDPLFYGSYMYLHDRLADRFPSEVVPGVPALAAASAATGTGLARHEDVLTVLPGTLPVPELARRLADTDAAVIMKLGRTFPGVVEALRQAGRLADAWYVERASGTDQLVARVADVDPARVPYMSMVLVPGPDTRADAAGRAAGSAVPLPTVHAPGGRTPDGRDRAVGRAAPTALSDDSVASSDRSAGAEVLVIGLGPGPDHWLTPEASAALGAVDHIVGYAPYVNRVPQRAGLQRHASGNTVEVDRARFALDLARRGERVAVVSGGDAGVFGMAAAVFEAAEDPAYADVPVRVLPGVTAAQAVAARAGAPMGADFAIMSLSDRLKPWQVIADRLRHISRADLVLALYNPRSKARPEQLFAARDILLDERGPETVVVVGRDVGRAEESLQVTSLGAWDPAEVDMKCLVMIGARSTRVTPGGQVWTPRFVED, encoded by the coding sequence ATGACGGGTGGTGGTGTCGGGCACCTGTGGGGTGTCGGCGTCGGGCCCGGTGACCCGGAGCTGATCACCCGCAAGGCGGCCCGGCTGATCGCCGCCGCCGATGTGATCGCCTACCACTCCGGGCCGAAGGGTGAGTCGATCGCCCGGCGGATCGCCGACGACCTGGTCCCCGCCGGCGTGGTCGAGGAACTGCTCCGCTACCCGGTGACCACCGGTGATTCCGCGCACCCGCTGGGGTACTACGGCGAGATCGGTGCGTTCTACGACGCCTGCGCCGAGCGGCTGGCGGTCCATCTGGCGGCCGGCCGCGACGTCGTCGTGCTCGCCGAGGGCGACCCGCTGTTCTACGGCTCGTACATGTACCTGCACGACCGGTTGGCCGATCGGTTCCCCAGCGAGGTGGTGCCGGGGGTGCCGGCCCTCGCCGCGGCGTCCGCCGCGACCGGCACCGGCCTGGCCCGCCACGAGGACGTCCTCACCGTGCTGCCGGGCACCCTGCCGGTGCCCGAGCTGGCCCGCCGGCTGGCGGACACCGACGCGGCGGTGATCATGAAGCTGGGCCGTACCTTCCCCGGCGTGGTCGAGGCGCTGCGCCAGGCCGGCCGGCTGGCCGATGCCTGGTACGTCGAGCGGGCCAGCGGCACCGACCAGCTGGTCGCCCGGGTCGCCGACGTCGACCCGGCCCGGGTGCCGTACATGTCGATGGTGCTGGTGCCCGGCCCGGACACCCGCGCGGACGCCGCCGGGCGGGCCGCGGGCAGTGCCGTACCGCTGCCGACCGTCCACGCCCCCGGAGGCAGAACGCCCGACGGCCGCGACCGGGCAGTCGGCCGGGCCGCGCCGACGGCCCTCTCCGATGACTCGGTGGCGTCATCGGACCGCTCCGCCGGCGCCGAGGTGCTCGTCATCGGTCTCGGCCCGGGCCCGGATCACTGGCTCACCCCCGAAGCGTCCGCCGCGCTCGGCGCGGTCGACCACATCGTCGGCTACGCGCCGTACGTCAATCGGGTGCCGCAGCGAGCGGGACTGCAGCGACACGCCTCGGGCAACACCGTCGAGGTCGACCGGGCCCGGTTCGCTCTGGACCTGGCCCGCCGCGGGGAACGGGTGGCGGTGGTGTCCGGCGGCGACGCGGGGGTGTTCGGGATGGCCGCAGCGGTGTTCGAGGCGGCGGAGGACCCGGCGTACGCCGACGTCCCGGTCCGGGTGCTGCCGGGGGTGACCGCCGCCCAGGCGGTGGCCGCACGGGCCGGCGCGCCGATGGGCGCCGACTTCGCGATCATGTCGCTGTCCGACCGGCTCAAGCCGTGGCAGGTGATCGCGGACCGGCTACGTCACATCAGCCGCGCCGACCTGGTGCTGGCCCTCTACAACCCGCGGTCGAAGGCCCGTCCCGAGCAGCTGTTCGCCGCCCGCGACATCCTGCTGGATGAGCGTGGCCCGGAGACCGTCGTGGTGGTCGGCCGCGACGTCGGCCGGGCCGAGGAGTCGCTGCAGGTCACCAGCCTCGGCGCCTGGGACCCGGCCGAGGTCGACATGAAGTGCCTGGTGATGATCGGCGCCCGCTCCACCCGGGTGACCCCCGGCGGGCAGGTCTGGACGCCGCGGTTCGTCGAAGACTGA
- a CDS encoding AMP-binding protein, translated as MTTVEELRGNIYDIDVNPTTYVERVAKYHPGKLALVYEREDWTYGAFAARVRRFAHYIASHGVRKGDRVAYLGLNSRSMLITMFGTWWSGGVFMPLNFRLAAKEITDLVDRGAPLVIVVEPGHAAVLQEVEGLDDVTVLLIDDDEAVPPTGDEPAGWERVSNGMGSLEAAAHETPEPLRVSMNDLGILMFTSGTTGLPKGVMLSFGNIFWNSINVDTLVDTRPGDMNYAAAPLFHIGALNSFTIRAFVRGNATVVRRAVTPEQALLDIEKYRVNSAFLVPAQLIAMAKSAVFNDADMSSLRATICAGAPVPTALIQEYAAKGMAVQQAWGLTETAPFATYLPARMTGVKAGSCGEPMPYTEIKLVDVTTGADIDEPHVSGELCVRGPNVTIGYWNDPEATAKAFPDGWFHSGDIGYRDEDGFYFIVDRRKDMIISGGENIYPAEVERALHRLPGVRDIAVVGTPDPKWGETVVAVVEFADGQECDLEALRAFGETQLARYKLPRELWTVDVMPRNAAGKLDKPAIRRLVVERRTAVAR; from the coding sequence ATGACCACCGTCGAGGAGCTGCGCGGCAACATCTACGACATCGACGTCAACCCAACGACGTACGTCGAACGTGTCGCGAAGTACCACCCGGGCAAGCTCGCCCTCGTCTACGAGAGGGAGGACTGGACGTACGGCGCATTTGCCGCCCGGGTCCGCCGCTTCGCCCACTACATCGCCTCCCACGGCGTACGGAAGGGCGACCGGGTCGCCTACCTGGGGCTCAACTCCCGCTCGATGCTCATCACGATGTTCGGCACCTGGTGGTCGGGCGGGGTGTTCATGCCGCTGAACTTCCGGCTGGCCGCCAAGGAGATCACCGACCTGGTGGACCGCGGCGCGCCGTTGGTGATCGTGGTGGAACCGGGACATGCCGCGGTGCTGCAGGAGGTCGAGGGACTCGACGACGTCACCGTCCTGCTCATCGACGACGACGAAGCGGTGCCGCCGACCGGCGACGAACCGGCCGGGTGGGAACGGGTGAGCAACGGCATGGGGTCGCTCGAGGCCGCCGCGCACGAGACCCCCGAGCCGCTGCGGGTGTCGATGAACGACCTCGGCATCCTGATGTTCACCTCCGGCACCACCGGGCTGCCGAAGGGAGTGATGCTGTCGTTCGGCAATATCTTCTGGAACTCGATCAACGTCGACACCCTGGTCGACACCCGGCCCGGCGACATGAACTACGCGGCCGCCCCGCTGTTCCACATCGGCGCGCTGAACTCGTTCACCATCCGGGCCTTCGTCCGCGGCAACGCGACCGTTGTACGCCGCGCGGTCACCCCCGAGCAGGCGCTGCTGGACATCGAGAAGTACCGGGTCAACTCCGCCTTCCTGGTGCCTGCGCAGCTGATCGCGATGGCCAAGTCGGCGGTCTTCAACGACGCGGACATGTCCAGCCTGCGGGCGACGATCTGTGCCGGGGCGCCGGTGCCGACGGCGCTGATCCAGGAGTACGCCGCCAAGGGGATGGCCGTGCAGCAGGCCTGGGGGCTGACCGAGACCGCCCCCTTCGCCACCTACTTGCCGGCCCGGATGACCGGGGTGAAGGCCGGCTCGTGTGGCGAGCCGATGCCGTACACCGAGATCAAGCTGGTCGACGTGACGACCGGGGCCGACATCGACGAGCCGCACGTCTCCGGTGAGCTGTGCGTCCGCGGCCCGAACGTCACCATCGGCTACTGGAACGATCCCGAGGCGACCGCGAAGGCCTTCCCGGACGGCTGGTTCCACTCCGGCGACATCGGCTACCGCGACGAGGACGGCTTCTACTTCATCGTCGACCGCCGCAAGGACATGATCATCTCCGGCGGCGAGAACATCTACCCGGCCGAGGTCGAGCGGGCCCTGCACCGGCTGCCCGGCGTCCGCGACATCGCTGTCGTCGGCACCCCGGACCCGAAGTGGGGCGAGACGGTGGTCGCGGTGGTCGAGTTCGCCGACGGTCAGGAGTGCGATCTCGAGGCGCTGCGCGCCTTCGGCGAGACGCAGCTGGCCCGGTACAAGCTGCCCCGGGAACTGTGGACGGTCGATGTGATGCCGCGCAATGCGGCGGGCAAGCTGGACAAGCCGGCGATCCGCCGACTGGTGGTCGAGCGCCGGACGGCGGTGGCACGATGA
- the cobN gene encoding cobaltochelatase subunit CobN: MTTIALLSTSDTDLLSARASGADWAWANPVRADEDEVARLVAAADLVVFRFLGGPQELPATYATARAAGRPLVVLGGEQHPDAALMALSTVPIGVAAQAHVYLAQGGAENLRQVHGFLSDTVLLTGEGFEPPAEQPFWGPLRDGAQPGTGAETSGSASRIGASASEAAGRPRPRIGVLFYRAQWAAGNVAYAEALADAIDAAGGIGVPVFAASLREAPADLLDHLGSYDALVTTVLAAGGTRAATAQAGGDDESWDVDALARLDVPILQGLCLTWSREAWAASDEGMTPLDVASQVAVPEFDGRIITTAFSFKESDADGLPHYVADPERTRRVAELAVRHARLRHLPPAERRIAIVLSAYPTKHARIGNAVGLDTPVSLIRLLRAMRTAGYDLGAPGEIPGTEAYQDLLARVGAVPADEAEDTTRGNALIHAIIAAGGQDEDWLTAEQLSGQPIRVPAARYREWYAGFPEELRAAVTGTWGEAPGELFVDRTSPGSGDPDGEIVAAALRAGNVVIMVQPPRGFGENPIAIYHDPDLPPTHHYLATYRWLAEEFGADAIVHLGKHGNLEWLPGKNLALSAADGPDAALGSLPVVYPFLVNDPGEGTQAKRRAHATIVDHLIPPMARAETYGDIARLEQLLDEYGNVRAMDPAKAPALQAEIWTLIRAARMDAELGLDDRPEGDAFDDFVMHVDGWLCEIKDVQIRDGLHILGRVPEDEELVNLVLAVLRAGQVFGGAVNAVPGLRRALGLADDAPLTEVDRVEGLAHALVAGLAERGWEAAAVADVVASVLSVTDPVAVPGPDTPPDPAATSAPDPAAVAASLRFACEEVVPRLRGTAGEIDAVLHALDGGYTPAGPSGSPLRGLVNVLPTGRNFYSVDPKAIPSRLAYETGSAMAESVLARYREETGDYPQSVGLSVWGTSAMRTSGDDIAEVLALMGVAPHWDEASRRVTGLDVVPLADLGRPRIDVTVRISGFFRDAFPHVIAMLDDAVRLVAGLEESDEDNYVRAHTRADRAAHGDERRATTRIFGSKPGSYGAGILPLIEAGNWRTDADLAEVYTTWGGYAYGRDMDGRPAREDMETNYRRIQVAAKNVDTREHDIADSDDYFQYHGGMVATVRALTGADPKAYVGDSTVPDAVRTRSLAEETARVFRSRVVNPRWIAAMQRHGYKGAFELAATVDYLFGFDATAGVVDDWMYEQLATSYVLDEDTQQFLRHANPWALNGIIEKLHEAADRGLWEQPDPDLLARMQQVYLDVEGDLEE, from the coding sequence GTGACGACCATCGCCCTGTTGTCCACCTCCGACACCGACCTGCTGTCCGCCCGCGCCAGCGGGGCGGACTGGGCCTGGGCCAACCCGGTCCGGGCCGACGAGGACGAGGTGGCCCGGCTGGTCGCCGCCGCGGACCTGGTCGTCTTCCGCTTCCTCGGCGGCCCCCAGGAACTGCCGGCGACGTACGCCACCGCCCGCGCTGCGGGCCGGCCGCTGGTGGTGCTCGGCGGCGAACAGCACCCGGACGCCGCCCTGATGGCGTTGTCGACTGTTCCCATCGGGGTCGCGGCGCAGGCCCATGTCTACCTGGCCCAGGGTGGGGCGGAGAACCTGCGGCAGGTGCACGGGTTCCTCTCCGACACCGTGCTGCTGACCGGTGAGGGATTCGAGCCGCCGGCCGAGCAGCCGTTCTGGGGGCCGCTGCGGGACGGGGCCCAGCCCGGCACCGGGGCCGAGACCTCCGGATCAGCCAGCCGAATCGGAGCCTCGGCCAGTGAAGCCGCCGGCCGTCCCCGGCCCCGGATCGGCGTCCTCTTCTACCGGGCCCAGTGGGCCGCCGGGAACGTGGCGTACGCCGAGGCGCTCGCCGACGCGATCGACGCGGCCGGCGGCATCGGCGTGCCGGTCTTCGCCGCGTCCCTGCGCGAGGCGCCGGCCGATCTGCTCGACCACCTGGGGTCGTACGACGCGCTGGTCACCACCGTGCTCGCCGCCGGCGGCACCCGCGCCGCGACCGCGCAGGCCGGCGGGGACGACGAGTCGTGGGACGTCGACGCCCTGGCCCGGCTCGACGTGCCGATCCTGCAGGGGCTGTGCCTGACCTGGAGCCGGGAGGCCTGGGCGGCCTCCGACGAGGGGATGACGCCGCTCGACGTCGCCTCGCAGGTTGCGGTGCCGGAGTTCGACGGGCGGATCATCACCACCGCCTTCTCCTTCAAGGAGAGCGACGCCGACGGGCTGCCGCACTACGTCGCCGACCCGGAGCGGACCCGTCGGGTCGCCGAACTCGCCGTCCGGCACGCCCGGCTCCGCCACCTCCCGCCGGCCGAGCGGCGGATCGCCATCGTGCTCTCGGCCTACCCGACCAAGCACGCCCGGATCGGCAACGCCGTCGGCCTGGACACCCCGGTCTCACTGATCCGGCTGCTGCGGGCGATGCGTACGGCCGGCTACGACCTCGGCGCGCCGGGGGAGATCCCGGGCACCGAGGCGTACCAGGACCTGCTGGCTCGGGTCGGCGCGGTGCCCGCCGACGAAGCTGAGGACACCACCCGCGGCAACGCGCTGATCCACGCCATCATCGCCGCGGGCGGCCAGGACGAGGACTGGCTGACCGCCGAGCAGCTCTCCGGCCAGCCGATCCGGGTCCCCGCGGCCCGCTACCGGGAGTGGTACGCCGGCTTCCCCGAGGAACTGCGGGCGGCGGTGACCGGGACCTGGGGTGAGGCGCCGGGCGAGCTTTTCGTGGACCGGACCAGCCCCGGCTCCGGCGACCCGGACGGGGAGATCGTTGCGGCCGCGCTGCGGGCCGGCAACGTGGTGATCATGGTGCAGCCGCCGCGCGGCTTCGGCGAGAACCCGATCGCGATCTACCACGACCCGGACCTGCCGCCGACCCACCACTACCTCGCGACGTACCGCTGGCTGGCCGAGGAGTTCGGCGCCGACGCGATCGTCCACCTCGGCAAGCACGGCAACCTGGAGTGGCTGCCCGGCAAGAACCTCGCGCTGTCGGCCGCCGACGGGCCGGACGCGGCGCTCGGGTCGCTGCCGGTGGTCTACCCGTTCCTGGTCAACGATCCCGGCGAGGGCACCCAGGCGAAGCGGCGCGCCCACGCCACCATCGTCGACCACCTGATCCCGCCGATGGCGCGGGCGGAGACGTACGGCGACATCGCCCGGCTGGAGCAGCTGCTCGACGAGTACGGCAACGTCCGGGCGATGGACCCGGCCAAGGCCCCGGCCCTGCAGGCGGAGATCTGGACGCTGATCCGCGCCGCCCGGATGGACGCCGAGCTCGGGCTGGACGACCGTCCCGAGGGCGACGCCTTCGACGACTTCGTGATGCACGTCGACGGCTGGCTCTGCGAGATCAAGGACGTGCAGATCCGCGACGGCCTGCACATCCTCGGCCGGGTGCCCGAGGACGAGGAACTGGTCAACCTGGTGCTCGCGGTGCTGCGCGCCGGACAGGTGTTCGGCGGTGCGGTGAACGCGGTGCCCGGGCTGCGCCGGGCCCTCGGACTGGCCGACGATGCACCCCTGACGGAGGTGGACCGGGTCGAGGGCCTGGCCCATGCTCTGGTGGCCGGCCTGGCGGAACGCGGCTGGGAGGCAGCGGCCGTCGCGGACGTGGTGGCGTCCGTGCTGAGTGTCACCGATCCGGTCGCGGTTCCTGGTCCCGATACGCCTCCCGATCCCGCTGCGACTTCCGCGCCCGATCCCGCCGCGGTGGCCGCGTCGCTGCGGTTCGCCTGCGAGGAGGTCGTCCCCCGGCTGCGCGGCACCGCAGGCGAGATCGACGCCGTGTTGCACGCCCTCGACGGCGGCTACACCCCGGCCGGCCCGTCCGGTTCCCCGCTGCGCGGCCTGGTCAACGTGCTGCCGACCGGCCGCAACTTCTACTCCGTCGACCCGAAGGCGATCCCGTCCCGGCTGGCGTACGAGACCGGGTCGGCGATGGCGGAGTCGGTCCTCGCCCGCTACCGGGAGGAGACCGGCGACTACCCGCAGTCGGTCGGCCTGTCGGTCTGGGGCACTTCGGCGATGCGGACCTCCGGGGACGATATCGCCGAAGTGCTCGCCCTGATGGGGGTGGCGCCGCACTGGGACGAGGCCTCCCGCCGGGTCACCGGCCTCGACGTGGTGCCGCTGGCCGATCTGGGCCGGCCCCGGATCGACGTGACCGTACGCATCTCCGGCTTCTTCCGGGACGCGTTCCCGCACGTCATCGCGATGCTCGACGACGCGGTGCGGCTGGTCGCCGGGCTCGAGGAGTCCGACGAGGACAACTACGTCCGGGCTCACACCCGGGCGGATCGGGCCGCCCACGGTGATGAGCGTCGGGCCACCACCCGGATCTTCGGGTCGAAGCCCGGATCGTACGGGGCCGGCATCCTGCCGCTGATCGAGGCGGGCAACTGGCGCACCGACGCCGACCTCGCCGAGGTGTACACCACCTGGGGCGGCTATGCGTACGGCCGGGACATGGACGGCCGGCCCGCCCGGGAGGACATGGAGACGAACTACCGGCGGATCCAGGTCGCCGCGAAGAATGTCGACACCCGCGAGCACGACATCGCCGACTCCGACGACTACTTCCAGTACCACGGCGGGATGGTCGCCACCGTCCGGGCACTGACCGGCGCCGACCCCAAGGCGTACGTCGGGGACTCCACCGTGCCGGACGCGGTCCGGACCCGGTCGCTGGCCGAGGAGACGGCCCGGGTGTTCCGCTCCCGGGTGGTGAACCCGCGGTGGATCGCCGCGATGCAGCGGCACGGCTACAAGGGGGCGTTCGAGCTGGCCGCGACGGTGGACTACCTGTTCGGGTTCGACGCCACCGCCGGGGTCGTCGACGACTGGATGTACGAGCAGCTGGCCACATCGTACGTACTGGACGAGGACACCCAGCAGTTCCTGCGGCACGCCAACCCGTGGGCGTTGAACGGGATCATCGAGAAGCTCCACGAGGCGGCGGATCGTGGCCTGTGGGAGCAGCCGGACCCCGACCTGCTGGCTCGGATGCAGCAGGTCTACCTCGACGTGGAGGGCGACCTGGAGGAGTGA
- a CDS encoding precorrin-3B synthase codes for MSDPRPLIDRCPGLTRPFRASDGAIVRVRRPGGRLPTAVLRHLLGIAERWGDGRVQVTTRTNLQVRGLPIEEDGAVPEEIADAVRATGLIPPTHELVRNVLCSPLGAIDLQPMVAELDEELQEIPLLEHLAGRFMWAFDNGTGDVAGEPWDVCYQALDEDRGIVALDNGRAWEVSRTDAVSTMLALAQEVQLARTETERPTWHSRELAYRLGDDVPDPTDRPIRVTGPLAVGAYGDDLLAGVPLGLFTAGMIRALPVLADVTLTPWRQVLIPGGARDAEAYAAVGYVVDPADPWASISACTGLPNCAKSAIDTVAMAHRLVEAARQDRTIIRRPVHVSGCDRRCGEPHGEHIDLLAPADLATALAELRL; via the coding sequence ATGAGTGACCCTCGCCCCCTGATCGACCGCTGCCCGGGTCTCACCCGACCTTTCCGGGCCAGCGATGGAGCCATCGTCCGCGTACGCCGCCCTGGCGGCCGGCTGCCCACTGCCGTCCTGCGCCACCTGCTCGGTATCGCCGAGCGCTGGGGCGACGGACGGGTGCAGGTGACCACCCGTACCAATCTGCAGGTCCGTGGCCTGCCGATCGAGGAGGACGGCGCGGTCCCCGAGGAGATCGCCGACGCGGTCCGGGCGACCGGCTTGATCCCGCCGACGCACGAACTGGTCCGCAACGTGCTGTGTTCCCCGCTGGGCGCGATCGACCTGCAGCCGATGGTCGCCGAACTGGACGAGGAGCTCCAGGAGATCCCGCTGCTGGAGCACCTGGCCGGGCGCTTCATGTGGGCCTTCGACAACGGCACCGGCGACGTCGCCGGGGAGCCGTGGGACGTCTGCTACCAGGCGCTGGACGAGGACCGTGGGATCGTCGCCCTCGACAACGGCCGGGCCTGGGAGGTCTCCCGCACCGATGCGGTGTCGACCATGCTCGCCCTGGCCCAGGAGGTCCAGCTGGCCCGGACCGAGACCGAGCGCCCCACCTGGCACTCCCGGGAGCTGGCCTACCGCCTCGGCGACGACGTCCCCGACCCGACGGACCGGCCGATCCGGGTCACCGGGCCCCTTGCCGTCGGGGCGTACGGCGACGACCTGCTGGCCGGGGTGCCGCTCGGCCTGTTCACCGCCGGGATGATCCGCGCCCTGCCGGTGCTGGCCGACGTCACGCTGACCCCGTGGCGCCAGGTGCTGATCCCCGGCGGCGCCCGGGACGCCGAGGCGTACGCCGCCGTCGGCTACGTCGTCGACCCGGCCGACCCGTGGGCGTCGATCAGCGCCTGCACCGGCCTGCCCAACTGTGCGAAGTCCGCCATCGACACCGTAGCGATGGCCCACCGGCTCGTCGAGGCGGCCCGGCAGGACCGGACGATCATCCGCCGCCCGGTGCACGTCTCCGGCTGTGACCGGCGCTGCGGCGAGCCGCACGGGGAGCACATCGACCTGCTGGCGCCGGCCGACCTGGCCACCGCGCTGGCCGAGCTGCGGCTGTGA
- a CDS encoding metalloregulator ArsR/SmtB family transcription factor, producing the protein MSRNTESSVFLALGHPTRRAVLAYLRDRDYVKVAEIAEAVGVGGSTLSGHLRTLREAELVMSRRRGTEIQYRVNLTVIDEAMLLLASFGGALRRSDLPGDTTTQEEA; encoded by the coding sequence ATGTCGCGAAATACTGAATCAAGCGTCTTCTTGGCGCTTGGCCACCCCACGCGAAGGGCGGTGCTCGCCTACCTGCGCGATCGCGACTACGTGAAGGTGGCCGAGATCGCCGAGGCGGTCGGCGTCGGAGGGTCGACCCTGTCGGGTCATCTCCGTACGCTTCGTGAGGCCGAGCTGGTCATGTCTCGTCGACGCGGTACGGAGATCCAGTACCGCGTCAATCTCACGGTGATCGATGAGGCCATGCTCCTCCTTGCCTCTTTCGGAGGCGCCCTTCGAAGATCCGACCTGCCAGGAGACACAACCACTCAGGAGGAAGCATGA
- a CDS encoding ribbon-helix-helix protein, CopG family, with protein MTQIVVRVDSDTDRALTHLVKLTGQSRSEVVREAIRAAEREAVLERVRKQALAVRDDPADRAQMLALAEEMESLRAW; from the coding sequence ATGACTCAAATTGTGGTTCGCGTCGACTCGGACACCGACCGCGCGTTGACCCATCTGGTGAAGTTGACCGGCCAGAGTCGCTCGGAGGTCGTCCGTGAGGCGATCCGGGCGGCCGAGCGCGAGGCGGTGCTGGAGAGGGTGCGCAAGCAGGCGCTGGCGGTCCGCGATGACCCGGCCGACCGGGCGCAGATGCTGGCGCTGGCCGAGGAGATGGAGTCGCTGCGTGCGTGGTGA
- a CDS encoding type II toxin-antitoxin system PemK/MazF family toxin — translation MRGDVYRLRSPRNAEGHEQRGARYGVVVQSDHLPLSTTLIAPTSTSATPTDFRPRIEMDGIATFVLVEQCAAVNAETRLGDFAGRLTAAELAEIDRALAIVLGLY, via the coding sequence GTGCGTGGTGACGTCTACCGGTTGCGTTCGCCCCGTAATGCCGAGGGTCATGAGCAACGGGGAGCGCGGTATGGCGTGGTGGTGCAGTCCGATCACCTGCCGTTGTCGACGACGCTGATCGCGCCGACCTCGACCAGTGCGACTCCGACCGATTTCCGGCCGCGGATCGAGATGGACGGCATTGCGACATTTGTGCTGGTCGAGCAGTGTGCTGCGGTGAACGCCGAGACTCGGCTCGGCGATTTCGCCGGGCGCCTGACCGCCGCAGAGCTTGCCGAGATCGACCGAGCGCTGGCTATTGTCCTCGGCCTCTACTGA
- a CDS encoding precorrin-8X methylmutase: MAVPARPPRCYDYDTDGASIYRASFGMIRAEADLSRFTDAQATVAVRMIHAAGDPGLAGRIAFSAGLVDAARGALRAGAPIYTDATMIAAGITRRRLPADNEVICTLQDPRVPEIARAWETTRSAAAVSLWDRLEGAVVAIGNAPTALYQLLEIVAAGGPRPAAVIGIPVGFVGSPESKQALAENPCGLEWLVVHGRRGGSALAASAVNALARVQEI; the protein is encoded by the coding sequence ATGGCCGTCCCTGCGCGCCCGCCGCGGTGCTACGACTACGACACCGACGGCGCCTCGATCTACCGGGCGTCGTTCGGGATGATCCGGGCCGAGGCCGATCTGTCCCGGTTCACCGACGCGCAGGCCACCGTCGCGGTCCGGATGATCCACGCCGCCGGCGACCCGGGACTGGCCGGCCGGATCGCCTTCTCCGCCGGCCTGGTGGACGCCGCCCGCGGAGCACTCCGGGCCGGGGCGCCGATCTACACCGACGCGACGATGATCGCCGCCGGGATCACCCGGCGCCGGCTGCCGGCGGACAACGAGGTGATCTGCACCCTGCAGGACCCCCGGGTGCCGGAGATCGCCCGCGCCTGGGAGACCACCCGCAGCGCCGCCGCAGTGTCCCTGTGGGACCGGCTCGAGGGGGCGGTGGTCGCCATCGGCAACGCCCCGACCGCGCTGTACCAACTGCTCGAGATCGTCGCCGCCGGCGGGCCCCGCCCGGCGGCGGTGATCGGCATCCCGGTGGGATTCGTCGGGTCGCCAGAGTCGAAGCAGGCGCTGGCGGAGAACCCGTGCGGCCTGGAATGGCTGGTCGTCCACGGCCGGCGCGGTGGGTCGGCACTGGCTGCCTCGGCAGTCAACGCGCTGGCCCGGGTGCAGGAGATCTGA
- a CDS encoding PaaI family thioesterase, translated as MSDPDFHRQWADFYEDVDDVAVSLGLEPVSADDEHVHLRMPLRPPIRQIAGMFSAASLFGLADVCATWLAMRHVPQGQFPLLVQSSTNLIANTSEGHAHAVATLVKAGRTLVVAQVRVTDDTDRVLAVVTNTMVPR; from the coding sequence ATGTCCGATCCCGATTTCCATCGGCAGTGGGCCGACTTCTACGAGGACGTCGACGACGTCGCCGTCTCGCTGGGCCTGGAACCGGTCAGTGCCGACGACGAGCACGTTCACCTGCGGATGCCGCTGCGGCCGCCGATCCGGCAGATCGCCGGGATGTTCTCCGCGGCCTCGCTGTTCGGCCTGGCCGATGTCTGCGCCACCTGGCTGGCGATGCGGCACGTCCCCCAGGGCCAGTTCCCGCTGCTGGTCCAGTCCAGCACCAATCTGATCGCCAATACCTCGGAGGGCCACGCCCATGCCGTCGCTACCCTGGTCAAGGCCGGTCGTACGCTCGTCGTCGCCCAGGTGCGGGTGACCGACGACACCGACCGGGTGCTGGCGGTGGTGACGAACACCATGGTGCCGCGGTAG